A genomic segment from Takifugu rubripes chromosome 20, fTakRub1.2, whole genome shotgun sequence encodes:
- the prg4b gene encoding proteoglycan 4b isoform X1 — protein MSSTVTFALVFLACALTLSTGQTSCKGRCGGEYYRGYTCQCDYTCLTYDECCDDYESQCTTKNSCKGRCGEAFRRGRGCSCDPDCQKFKQCCSDFQTHCDAAVEISGAPSATGPVKSNSCHNVNHNSPQDAALKDGAQPSPTFSGGSHADDPSMPPVGPAADSDDLSDEPDDLPQDGFGRDGSGDPEPTPDPGSIRGDGLPGGLDQSTDSTPDSNSAEFSKETSTVFPPATSGDEATPAAGVLTPLSPTEAETVLPDALGSTPASSDGPRLTQTPPSPAGASASTGPKVGLTTALENFESSSSAASSPPAPTAATSKDVTTALRELLTTLIPASSDAVRGVTRDDTTAGVTTNDPSAVTQQPAKTTSKPLAKPSPAKLTSVTQSANGDELSSYQADDSNDTDLCSGRPVSGVTTLRNGTMVVFRGHYFWVLDKNKLPGAAQSITQTWGVPSPIDTVFTRCNCEGKTYIFKGNQYWRFENGAVDTGYPKPVQSGFDGLQGHITAALSVPQYRKRRESVYFFKRGGLVQKYSYHFTPSTTCGTKPKINIYTVRHRVSRQAAVSNLGPAINIRASWSGFPSTITAAVSVPNKRDPEGYKYYVFSRAQFYKVGMKSERPALAAPATNTSAQNNLFKCPQKV, from the exons ATGTCTTCGACCGTCACCTTTGCGCTTGTTTTCCTGGCCTGTGCTCTGACTCTGAGTACCGGACAGA CGAGCTGTAAAGGACGATGTGGAGGCGAGTACTACAGGGGCTACACGTGCCAGTGCGACTACACCTGCCTGACCTATGACGAGTGCTGCGATGATTACGAGTCCCAGTGCACCACCA AAAACTCGTGCAAAGGTCGCTGCGGGGAGGCCTTCAGGAGGGGCCGGGGGTGCAGCTGCGACCCCGACTGCCAGAAGTTCAAGCAGTGCTGCTCAGACTTCCAAACCCACTGTGATGCTGCAG TGGAAATCAGTGGAGCCCCCAGTGCTACAGGGCCAGTGAAGAGTAATTCATGCCATAATGTAAATCATAACTCCCCTCAAG ACGCCGCGCTGAAAGATGGAGCACAGCCGTCTCCCACGTTCAGCGGAGGAAGCCATGCAG ATGATCCCTCGATGCCGCCGGTCGGTCCCGCGGCCGATTCAGACGACCTCAGCGATG AACCGGACGACCTCCCTCAGGATGGGTTTGGCAGGGACGGATCGGGGGACCCGGAGCCCACTCCAGACCCCGGCAGCATCAGGGGCGACGGGCTGCCAGGTGGCCTGGATCAAAGCACCGATTCCACGCCGGATTCAAACAGCGCGGAATTCAGCAAGGAAACATCGACAGTCTTCCCTCCGGCGACCTCCGGGGATGAAGCGACACCGGCTGCTGGCGTCCTCACCCCCCTGTCCCCGACCGAAGCTGAGACGGTTCTGCCTGACGCCCTGGGCAGCACCCCGGCCTCCTCTGACGGGCCCCGgctcacacaaacacccccctccccggcGGGAGCTTCAGCCTCCACTGGACCCAAAGTGGGCCTGACCACAGCTCTGGAAAACTTTGAGTCGTCCAGCTCCGCCGCCTCGTCCCCGCCGGCGCCGACCGCAGCCACGTCGAAAGACGTCACAACGGCGCTCCGGGAGCTCCTGACGACCCTTATTCCCGCATCCTCTGACGCAGTCCGGGGTGTCACGAGGGACGACACCACAGCAGGTGTAACCACAAACGACCCTTCAGCCGTCACCCAGCAACCAGCCAAAACCACATCAAAGCCTCTGGCCAAACCATCACCGGCGAAACTGACGAGCGTCACACAAAGTGCCAACGGGGACGAACTGAGCAGCTACCAAGCAG ACGACAGCAACGATACGGACCTGTGCAGCGGGCGGCCGGTCAGCGGGGTCACCACGCTGAGGAACGGCACCATGGTGGTTTTCAGAG GGCACTACTTCTGGGTCCTGGACAAAAACAAGCTTCCTGGTGCCGCCCAAAGCATCACACAAACCTGGGGGGTCCCCTCGCCAATAGACACCGTGTTCACCCGCTGCAACTGCGAGGGGAAGACCTACATCTTCAAG GGAAACCAATATTGGAGATTTGAGAACGGCGCGGTGGACACAGGTTACCCAAAACCCGTCCAATCGGGCTTCGACGGCCTTCAGGGCCACATCACCGCGGCGCTGTCGGTGCCTCAGTACCGGAAGAGGAGAGAGTCCGTTTACTTCTTCAAGAGAG GGGGACTGGTGCAGAAATACTCCTACCACTTCACCCCCAGCACGACATGTGGCACCAAACCCAAGATAAACATCTACACTGTCCGCCACCGCGTGTCCCGCCAAGCTGCAG TATCTAATCTGGGTCCAGCCATCAACATCCGGGCGTCTTGGAGCGGTTTCCCCTCGACCATCACCGCCGCCGTGTCCGTCCCCAATAAACGGGACCCCGAAGGATACAAATACTATGTTTTCTCTAGAG CTCAATTCTACAAAGTGGGGATGAAGAGCGAGCGTCCTGCCCTGGCTGCACCGGCCACCAACACGTCCGCTCAGAACAACCTCTTCAAGTGTCCACAGAAAGTCTGA
- the prg4b gene encoding proteoglycan 4b isoform X2, whose amino-acid sequence MSSTVTFALVFLACALTLSTGQTSCKGRCGGEYYRGYTCQCDYTCLTYDECCDDYESQCTTKNSCKGRCGEAFRRGRGCSCDPDCQKFKQCCSDFQTHCDAADAALKDGAQPSPTFSGGSHADDPSMPPVGPAADSDDLSDEPDDLPQDGFGRDGSGDPEPTPDPGSIRGDGLPGGLDQSTDSTPDSNSAEFSKETSTVFPPATSGDEATPAAGVLTPLSPTEAETVLPDALGSTPASSDGPRLTQTPPSPAGASASTGPKVGLTTALENFESSSSAASSPPAPTAATSKDVTTALRELLTTLIPASSDAVRGVTRDDTTAGVTTNDPSAVTQQPAKTTSKPLAKPSPAKLTSVTQSANGDELSSYQADDSNDTDLCSGRPVSGVTTLRNGTMVVFRGHYFWVLDKNKLPGAAQSITQTWGVPSPIDTVFTRCNCEGKTYIFKGNQYWRFENGAVDTGYPKPVQSGFDGLQGHITAALSVPQYRKRRESVYFFKRGGLVQKYSYHFTPSTTCGTKPKINIYTVRHRVSRQAAVSNLGPAINIRASWSGFPSTITAAVSVPNKRDPEGYKYYVFSRAQFYKVGMKSERPALAAPATNTSAQNNLFKCPQKV is encoded by the exons ATGTCTTCGACCGTCACCTTTGCGCTTGTTTTCCTGGCCTGTGCTCTGACTCTGAGTACCGGACAGA CGAGCTGTAAAGGACGATGTGGAGGCGAGTACTACAGGGGCTACACGTGCCAGTGCGACTACACCTGCCTGACCTATGACGAGTGCTGCGATGATTACGAGTCCCAGTGCACCACCA AAAACTCGTGCAAAGGTCGCTGCGGGGAGGCCTTCAGGAGGGGCCGGGGGTGCAGCTGCGACCCCGACTGCCAGAAGTTCAAGCAGTGCTGCTCAGACTTCCAAACCCACTGTGATGCTGCAG ACGCCGCGCTGAAAGATGGAGCACAGCCGTCTCCCACGTTCAGCGGAGGAAGCCATGCAG ATGATCCCTCGATGCCGCCGGTCGGTCCCGCGGCCGATTCAGACGACCTCAGCGATG AACCGGACGACCTCCCTCAGGATGGGTTTGGCAGGGACGGATCGGGGGACCCGGAGCCCACTCCAGACCCCGGCAGCATCAGGGGCGACGGGCTGCCAGGTGGCCTGGATCAAAGCACCGATTCCACGCCGGATTCAAACAGCGCGGAATTCAGCAAGGAAACATCGACAGTCTTCCCTCCGGCGACCTCCGGGGATGAAGCGACACCGGCTGCTGGCGTCCTCACCCCCCTGTCCCCGACCGAAGCTGAGACGGTTCTGCCTGACGCCCTGGGCAGCACCCCGGCCTCCTCTGACGGGCCCCGgctcacacaaacacccccctccccggcGGGAGCTTCAGCCTCCACTGGACCCAAAGTGGGCCTGACCACAGCTCTGGAAAACTTTGAGTCGTCCAGCTCCGCCGCCTCGTCCCCGCCGGCGCCGACCGCAGCCACGTCGAAAGACGTCACAACGGCGCTCCGGGAGCTCCTGACGACCCTTATTCCCGCATCCTCTGACGCAGTCCGGGGTGTCACGAGGGACGACACCACAGCAGGTGTAACCACAAACGACCCTTCAGCCGTCACCCAGCAACCAGCCAAAACCACATCAAAGCCTCTGGCCAAACCATCACCGGCGAAACTGACGAGCGTCACACAAAGTGCCAACGGGGACGAACTGAGCAGCTACCAAGCAG ACGACAGCAACGATACGGACCTGTGCAGCGGGCGGCCGGTCAGCGGGGTCACCACGCTGAGGAACGGCACCATGGTGGTTTTCAGAG GGCACTACTTCTGGGTCCTGGACAAAAACAAGCTTCCTGGTGCCGCCCAAAGCATCACACAAACCTGGGGGGTCCCCTCGCCAATAGACACCGTGTTCACCCGCTGCAACTGCGAGGGGAAGACCTACATCTTCAAG GGAAACCAATATTGGAGATTTGAGAACGGCGCGGTGGACACAGGTTACCCAAAACCCGTCCAATCGGGCTTCGACGGCCTTCAGGGCCACATCACCGCGGCGCTGTCGGTGCCTCAGTACCGGAAGAGGAGAGAGTCCGTTTACTTCTTCAAGAGAG GGGGACTGGTGCAGAAATACTCCTACCACTTCACCCCCAGCACGACATGTGGCACCAAACCCAAGATAAACATCTACACTGTCCGCCACCGCGTGTCCCGCCAAGCTGCAG TATCTAATCTGGGTCCAGCCATCAACATCCGGGCGTCTTGGAGCGGTTTCCCCTCGACCATCACCGCCGCCGTGTCCGTCCCCAATAAACGGGACCCCGAAGGATACAAATACTATGTTTTCTCTAGAG CTCAATTCTACAAAGTGGGGATGAAGAGCGAGCGTCCTGCCCTGGCTGCACCGGCCACCAACACGTCCGCTCAGAACAACCTCTTCAAGTGTCCACAGAAAGTCTGA